From Palaemon carinicauda isolate YSFRI2023 chromosome 33, ASM3689809v2, whole genome shotgun sequence:
atctaacaagacgcggtggaaggccttgctgatgtcggctagcatGGCATATTCGTTCAACCTGAACCTTATGAGCAAATTATATGCTAATTCTGctagattggggccaggtaagaggcattcattcaacgatttatgaccCTTAGATTTTGCCgaggcattaaacacgattctgaggggggtcgtgcggctatctttcttaattccaaaatgcGGCATATAATACCCTTCTACCTTGGGTcccttcacttctgatataaagcctgcttcaagatatttatttatcactccttgatattgatcaaaatattccctgtccttcctgaacttagtttgcaacgattctaactgcgctacagcgtttcgatagttcgtatctggcctagcatccgatccgaatggtaggctaacctgatattcCTCAGGTTTCTTTACaacactttgcgacacctttcgcatggcttccgcttcgcgaacagtatattgctctgatggggcgatgccaacacggttcaaacgccaccactcatctacgtcaaactggcTTGGTTCACTCGCGATTCTACAGACTCTGAGCGTTTTCACATGCTCGATCTTTTTCCCTTCCAATAGTcactgcggcactttcccatatggcgacataccattatgggtcaggaaaagatttatcccatcaaccttctcgatgcctatgataatcagcccctactaaaaTGTGGACATTTTTCAACTCATCGGACTTGTTCTCTGGATCGGCCAATgtgactcccttactcaacagatgctgtctgacttgttCATAgccagcgttatgtattgggacgtcaacaTTTTCGTGTGAcaccagcttcattcgtactattctttttcccatctctaccctacagcttacgacatcatattgtccgcttaaTTCTGCCGAGCCAAACGGAGCTATGTTCAATGCTacccttcctaccaccggtaggcctaattgtctCGCGGTTTTCGCGGATATGAAGCTCTTTTGGCTTCCCGAATCGAGGAATAAGCCGACTTGCTTGCTACCTTCCTTATGATTGACTtcggccatagccgttggcaagatGGTACATGGGAGGTCCACGTCAGACATCTGAGCGATCTTTGCCCTTTTGCACTGTTTGGAttccactttatctttagatggacggggggcagtttcgggctgtcgaggcgtcgcatttactacggggcgggacgttgtagaCTGAATACTACTATTACTTGGAACtgattgcggtcgtcttcccgcattataattatcacaaatggctgtgtGGTGGTTAGCATTACAATTCTTACAAGAGTTAGGGATGggacacttatcacttcgatgGCCAGACTTGGTACAATTGAAACATAGGCccttttttagcaaaatgcgacgtctggcagccacgtcagttacttggcggcatccgtgaggcgggtgccgttcgttacaaaagggacaagaattattctgaacGGGTTTTGACTTCGCTCTTACACTGATGTCTACTCTcttgtcaggttcaagtttatctcctcgttgcaaggcatcgtcctcgagcattctaataatgaaatatatCGCGTCAAAGAACTCATCTAGCGTATAGTCACACTTTCTTAGATGCTCAACCACTTTCCTAtagagcttcccttctgacaacttttgattaatgaggctcatgaccataccatggcctatatcattactacttagcctcttgatTTGCTCAATTATAATCGTTAATTCGAAACGgaaccttttcagctctacaggatctaatgatggtacaaagatattagccaactTTCTGTGCAGAATTACGAGTGTCTGATGGACATTACCATACTGTTTATCTAAAAGATCCAACGCTATCCTATAGTTCGCGGTggttacacttagggattttacgatcctaagcggCTCCCTGCCTAAGGTCCCCAACAGATAtgtgaatttagatacatcatctaaatctgctcttcgatctacatgtatcgtaaagagctctcgatatgaagcatattcctgcacttccccttcaaacggggggagaggcagcggtttcaatctggggagggaaacattccccGTTGGAGTGACTTTCACTCTGTCAATTCGATTATATAGAAGGGTAGAAGCTCGCGTAGCTTCTcccaacgtgtgcctgattcgggcttctaaaCTGGGTTCTAGTTTAACATATTGATTTTTgtacagctctcttagctgtcttacCTCCTCTTGCAATTCcgtgaccagattctggtacacggattcAGAGTAGGTCTCAACTAATGCACGTTGCGTTTCATTCAGTAAGTCTACTatgaggcccatcgacgcctcgatgtgtacgatcgtggccaccgccattttgattGACTTTACTCTATTTCAGGGGGGTTTGGCAAACTAGGAAGGAAGAGAATTATGTTTACATTACGAAGATGGGGGCACAAAAAACTAGAGGCACACGcggtcgatcgcacatcgggacgctgAGGACTTTAATTGttacgtctctccctctctctcctattaGGGTTACCCTAAAGGATCATACCTTACTGATTTCCTTTCAAGCTCTGGAAAGCACTtgtcatccggttcgaaggaccaaatgtcgcgaatttttctccgacttattaaattgatgattctaggcccgatggtatgggccgatgacaagaccttaaAGAGGTTAGCTTTCTAAAACCATTCAGGATTCAATAATATATgattacaatt
This genomic window contains:
- the LOC137626209 gene encoding uncharacterized protein; the encoded protein is MAVATIVHIEASMGLIVDLLNETQRALVETYSESVYQNLVTELQEEVRQLRELYKNQYVKLEPSLEARIRHTLGEATRASTLLYNRIDRVKVTPTGNVSLPRLKPLPLPPFEGEVQEYASYRELFTIHVDRRADLDDVSKFTYLLGTLGREPLRIVKSLSVTTANYRIALDLLDKQYGNVHQTLVILHRKLANIFVPSLDPVELKRFRFELTIIIEQIKRLSSNDIGHGMVMSLINQKLSEGKLYRKVVEHLRKCDYTLDEFFDAIYFIIRMLEDDALQRGDKLEPDKRVDISVRAKSKPVQNNSCPFCNERHPPHGCRQVTDVAARRRILLKKGLCFNCTKSGHRSDKCPIPNSCKNCNANHHTAICDNYNAGRRPQSVPSNSSIQSTTSRPVVNATPRQPETAPRPSKDKVESKQCKRAKIAQMSDVDLPCTILPTAMAEVNHKEGSKQVGLFLDSGSQKSFISAKTARQLGLPVVGRVALNIAPFGSAELSGQYDVVSCRVEMGKRIVRMKLVSHENVDVPIHNAGYEQVRQHLLSKGVTLADPENKSDELKNVHILVGADYHRHREG